In the Microcebus murinus isolate Inina chromosome 14, M.murinus_Inina_mat1.0, whole genome shotgun sequence genome, one interval contains:
- the SMC3 gene encoding structural maintenance of chromosomes protein 3, with protein sequence MYIKQVIIQGFRSYRDQTIVDPFSSKHNVIVGRNGSGKSNFFYAIQFVLSDEFSHLRPEQRLALLHEGTGPRVISAFVEIIFDNSDNRLPIDKEEVSLRRVIGAKKDQYFLDKKMVTKNDVMNLLESAGFSRSNPYYIVKQGKINQMATAPDSQRLKLLREVAGTRVYDERKEESISLMKETEGKREKINELLKYIEERLHTLEEEKEELAQYQKWDKMRRALEYTIYNQELNETRAKLDELSAKRETSGEKSRQLRDAQQDARDKMEDIERQVRELKTKISAMKEEKEQLSAERQEQIKQRTKLELKAKDLQDELAGNSEQRKRLLKERQKLLEKIEEKQKELAETEPKFNSVKEKEERGIARLAQATQERTDLYAKQGRGSQFTSKEERDKWIKKELKSLDQAINDKKRQIAAIHKDLEDTEANKEKNLEQYNKLDQDLNEVKARVEELDRKYYEVKNKKDELQSERNYLWREENAEQQALAAKREDLEKKQQLLRAATGKAILNGIDSINKVLDHFRRKGINQHVQNGYHGIVMNNFECEPAFYTCVEVTAGNRLFYHIVDSDEVSTKILMEFNKMNLPGEVTFLPLNKLDVRDTAYPETNDAIPMISKLRYNPRFDKAFKHVFGKTLICRSMEVSTQLARAFTMDCITLEGDQVSHRGALTGGYYDTRKSRLELQKDVRKAEEELGELEAKLNENLRRNIERINNEIDQLMNQMQQIETQQRKFKASRDSILSEMKMLKEKRQQSEKTFMPKQRSLQSLEASLHAMESTRESLKAELGTDLLSQLSLEDQKRVDALNDEIRQLQQENRQLLNERIKLEGIITRVETYLNENLRKRLDQVEQELNELRETEGGTVLTATTSELEAINKRVKDTMARSEDLDNSIDKTEAGIKELQKSMERWKNMEKEHMDAINHDTKELEKMTNRQGMLLKKKEECMKKIRELGSLPQEAFEKYQTLSLKQLFRKLEQCNTELKKYSHVNKKALDQFVNFSEQKEKLIKRQEELDRGYKSIMELMNVLELRKYEAIQLTFKQVSKNFSEVFQKLVPGGKATLVMKKGDVEGSQSQDEGEGSGESERGSGSQSSVPSVDQFTGVGIRVSFTGKQGEMREMQQLSGGQKSLVALALIFAIQKCDPAPFYLFDEIDQALDAQHRKAVSDMIMELAVHAQFITTTFRPELLESADKFYGVKFRNKVSHIDVITAEMAKDFVEDDTTHG encoded by the exons tgGGCAGAAATGGATCTggaaaaagtaactttttttatG CAATTCAGTTTGTTCTCAGTGATGAGTTTAGTCATCTTCGTCCAGAACAGCGATTGGCTTTATTACAT gagGGTACTGGCCCTCGTGTTATTTCTGCTTTTGTGgagattatttttgataattcCGACAACCGGTTACCA ATCGATAAAGAGGAAGTTTCACTTCGAAGAGTTATTGGTGCCAAAAAGGATCAGTATTTCTTAGACAAGAAGATGGTCAC GAAAAATGATGTGATGAACCTCCTTGAAAGTGCTGGTTTTTCTCGAAGCAATCCTTATTATATTGTTAAACAAGGAAAG atCAACCAGATGGCAACAGCACCAGATTCTCAGAGACTAAAGCTATTGAGAGAAGTAGCTGGTACTAGAGTGTATGacgaaagaaaagaagaaagcatctCCTTAATGAAagaaactg AGGGCAAACGTGAAAAAATCAATGAGTTGTTAAAATACATTGAAGAGAGATTACATACtttagaggaagaaaaggaagaactaGCTCAGTATCAGAAATGGGATAAAATGAGACGAGCCCTGGAATATACCATTTACAATCAGGAACTTAACGAGACTCGTGCTAAGCTTGATGAg ctttCTGCTAAGCGAGAGACAAGTGGAGAAAAATCCAGACAATTGAGAGATGCCCAGCAGGATGCAAGAGATAAAATGGAG GATATTGAGCGCCAAGTtagagaattgaaaacaaaaatttcagctatgaaagaagaaaaagaacagctCAGTGCTGAAAGACAAGAACAAATTAAGCAGAGGACTAAATTGGAACTTAAAGCCAAGGATTTACAAGATGAATTGGCAGGCAATAGTGAACAAAGG AAACGTTTATTAAAAGAGAGGCAAAAGCTActtgaaaaaatagaagaaaagcagaaagaactgGCAGAAACAGAACCTAAATTCAAcagtgtaaaagaaaaagaagaacgaGGAATTGCTAG ATTGGCTCAAGCAACTCAGGAAAGAACGGATCTTTATGCAAAGCAGGGTCGAGGAAGCCAGTTTACATCaaaagaagaaagggataaatggattaaaaaggaACTCAAGTCTTTAGATCAGGCTATAAATGACAAGAAAAGACAGATTGCTGCTATACATAAGGATTTGGAGGACACTGaggcaaataaagagaaaaatctggagCAATATAAT aaACTGGACCAAGATCTTAATGAAGTCAAAGCTCGAGTAGAAGAACTGGACAGAAAATATTACgaagtgaaaaataagaaagatgaatTGCAAAGTGAAAGAAA TTACTTGTGGAGAGAGGAAAATGCAGAACAGCAAGCACTTGCTGCTAAAAGAGAAGATCTTGAAAAGAAGCAGCAACTTCTTAGAGCGGCAACAGGAAAG GCCATTCTAAACGGAATAGACAGCATAAACAAAGTGCTAGACCACTTTCGTCGGAAAGGAATAAATCAGCATGTTCAAAATGGTTATCATGGCATTGTAATGAATAACTTTGAATGTGAGCCAGCTTTCTACACGTGTGTGGAAGTCACTGCTGGAAACAG GTTATTTTATCACATTGTTGATTCAGATGAAGTTAGCACGAAGATTTTAATGGAGTTTAATAAAATGAATCTTCCTGGAGAAGTCACTTTTCTGCCTCTTAACAAGTTAGATGTCAGGGATACTGCCTATCCTGAAACCAAT gatGCTATTCCTATGATCAGTAAGCTGAGGTACAATCCCAGATTTGATAAAGCTTTCAAACATGTGTTTGGCAAGACACTTATTTGTCGTAGCATGGAAGTTTCAACACAGCTGGCCCGTGCTTTCACTATGGACTGCATTACTCTGGAAG gtGACCAAGTCAGTCATCGGGGTGCTCTAACTGGAGGCTATTATGATACAAGGAAGTCTCGACTTGAATTACAAAAAGATGTTAGAAAAGCAGAAGAAGAATTAGGTGAGCTTGAAGCAAAGCTCAATGAAAACCTACgcagaaatattgaaa GGATTAATAATGAAATTGATCAGTTGATGAACCAAATGCAACAGATAGAGACCCAGCAACGGAAATTTAAAGCATCCAGAGATAGCAtattatcagaaatgaaaatgctaaAAGAGAAGAGGCAGCAGTCAGAGAAAACCTTTATGCCTAAG CAACGTAGCTTACAAAGTTTGGAGGCAAGTTTGCATGCTATGGAGTCCACCAGAGAGTCATTGAAAGCAGAACTGGGAACTGATTTGCTTTCTCAACTTAGTCTGGAAGATCAGAAGAGAGTAGATGCACTGAATGATGAAATTCGTCAACTTCAGCAG GAAAACAGACAGttgctaaatgaaagaattaaattagaaggTATTATTACTCGAGTAGAGACTTATCTCAATGAGAATCTGAGAAAACGCTTGGACCAAGTAGAACag GAACTTAATGAATTGAGAGAGACAGAAGGGGGTACTGTTCTCACTGCCACAACGTCAGAACTTGAAGCCATCAATAAAAGAGTAAAAGATACTATGGCACGATCAGAAg ATTTGGACAATTCCATTGATAAAACAGAAGCTGGAATTAAGGAGCTTCAGAAGAGTATGGAGCGCTggaaaaacatggaaaaagaaCACATGGATGCTATAAATCATGATActaaagaactggaaaagatgACAAATCGACAAGGCATGCtattgaagaagaaagaagaatgtatgaagaaaatTCGAGAACTTGGATCACTTCCCCAGGAAGCATTTGAAAAGTACCAGACACTGAGCCTTAAACAG ttgTTTCGAAAACTTGAACAGTGCAACacagaattaaagaaatacaGCCATGTTAACAAAAAAGCTTTAGATCAGTTTGTAAATTTCTCTGAgcagaaagaaaagttaataaaGCGACAAGAAGAGTTGGATAGGGGGTACAAATCAATCATGGAACTAATGAATGTACTTGAACTTCGAAAATATGAAGCTATTCAGTTAACTTTCAAACAG gtctccAAGAACTTCAGTGAAGTATTCCAGAAGTTAGTACCTGGTGGCAAAGCTACTTTGGTGATGAAGAAAGGAGATGTAGAGGGCAGTCAGTCTCAGGATGAAGGAGAAGGGAGTGGTGAAAGTGAGAGGGGTTCTGGGTCACAAAGCAGTGTCCCCTCAGTTGACCAGTTCACTGGAGTTGGAATTAGG GTATCATTTACAGGAAAACAAGGTGAAATGAGAGAAATGCAGCAGCTTTCAGGTGGGCAGAAATCCTTGGTAGCCCTTGCTCTCATTTTTGCCATTCAGAAATGTGACCCAGCTCCTTTTTACTTGTTTGATGAGATTGACCAGGCTCTGGATGCTCAGCACAGAAAGGCCGTATCAG ATATGATTATGGAACTTGCTGTACATGCTCAATTTATTACAACTACTTTTAGGCCTGAACTGCTTGAGTCAGCTGACAAGTTTTATGGTGTAAAGTTCAGAAATAAG GTTAGTCATATTGATGTGATCACAGCAGAGATGGCCAAAGACTTTGTAGAAGATGATACCACCCATGGTTAA